The Eremothecium gossypii ATCC 10895 chromosome VII, complete sequence nucleotide sequence GCGGCATGCTAGGTCTGAAGTGTCACTGGGACCAGTATAATTGGGACGTGGTATTGACCACCGGCGAAGTTAGGAATGCAACTATAAACGTCGTCCAAGTTGTCCAGCCGGACTCCAGAAGATGGCCTGACCTATTCAATAAAATGTTCACTGGCGGAGTCAGGACTTTCAATGCATATTCGGAGATATATATGCCGGCGGTTACCGAGATCGAAACACTAATATCAACGCTTGGATCTACATCATGGGAGGCTAGGAAGAGCAAGGCACCGCGTGCATTTGTAGACTACACGCTTAATATGCAAATGGCCAAGACCTTTGCCCCGGATCCAAAGAAGGGCACTGTCAAGCATATGGTTATCGTGACGAGCTTCAACCACTTGGCTCTAGGCATGGTCAGCCAGTATTTCCGCACTAAACAACGTCTAGAAAATGACTTGACCTATGACGTGCCGGGCTTGACTCATCTTACTATCCTCAGGCCCGGCCCTCTTCTTGGCGAGCATGGCTCTAAACCCGTAATAAGCCCTACCAACCCTGATACAGGAAACATGCTTACGCGCTGTTACACTTATAAGAAGAATGTTATGCGCACGCAATTTAATTGGCTTGCGCAGGTTAAGGAAGTTGGGCCAACCACTAAGGTCACCGAACTAGTCGCGAAGGCTACCTATCATTTACCTGGGAACTGGATTGTTGGCTACTCAATCCCAGCTGGAAGAGTTGCCCAGATTGCCGCTCAGGAAGCGCTAGTCAAACGGAACTACATCAAGCAGAATCTGAGATCTTCCTCTATGATTGTGGAAGTGACCATCTGGTCGAGTCAGGATATGGATACTGCGGAAACCTCAAATCCAGCATAATGGAAAAAGTTCTGTACTTGGCCCGCATATAACGATAGATACGAACCACATAGAACGTAGATACACTTCAATCGCAAGGAATATGTCTGAACTGCTAGAGCTTAAGCAGGATGTTGAACTGCTGAATACCGAAAGTACGTAATTATCCTCCACTGTGCATATTCGAAGAGATACTAAATGTGTTAATAGTCGCATCGATAGAAAGGCAACTACAGTCCATAAATGAACAGATACACAGCGCGAGAGAGCGGGGCAGTGACTCACAGAGAAGCCGTAGCCATACTGAGGGGTTAGAGAATCAAGAGTACGAGATTTTTTGGGCAGATCACCCAGAGCTGAGGAGGCACCTGTTGCAGTACGGTGCAGAAAACCAAGGCCAAGGCCAGAAAGACGCGGCAACGAAGGCGGAAACCACACCCAAGGCACCTAAATCTACGCGTACACCTACTGAGCATGACGCCCGCTTGAGGAATCAGAGCGATGCTGGCCATCGCATGTTTGACCCAGCCTTGGCGCCGTTCTTAGACACCGAACTCCTTCGGTCGCCCTCGAAGCGTGGCAAGATATTGTCGACCAGGCCCGAGCAGTCCAAGCAGAGGGAGCTGCGCAACTTCATCGAGGTAGAGAACTGCTACCGCATGTGCGGTATCACGTTTTTTCCCCTGGTCGATCCCGGGAGACTTGGCGGACAGGATAAGGACAATGAGGGCATCGTGAATGAAATGTTGGGCATCCGCCTGGAGGTCTTCAATGAGAACACACGCCGGTTCGACTATCCCTATTACGTGCTTCTGCGACGGGACGCCAAAGTCGCCACCCGCTGGCAGTTGTTCAAGCATACGCTTCCCAAAATGCTCGACGCAGAGCGCATCTGGAGCACTACGCTGAATGGCGCTATCTGCAGCGACAGTGACGTTTATCTGTTTGCCAAGAAGTGCTACGCAAGACTCATAGATATGCATTTTCGACTCCAGTTCATCGCGCGGCTAGATCCAGACCTTTTCGAGAACATCCGCACGGACTCATACGCAGCGATGCTCTCCTTCCTCATATCCGGTGGCGCTCAGCCGCTAGCGGTCACTGTCTTACTCGAGGGTCGAGAAGTCCGCAGCTGCCAGTTGGACCAACAGCAGCACGATGAATGGGCCCATGTGCTTGTGGGAGCATTGGCAGATCTCCCCAACAAAGTTAGGGTGCTTAAAGGTAATGTAGTCCCCGGTTAATCCTGGGCAGTACGTAATATATAACAAGTGAAGTGCTATACCCAAAAATAGTGCCCAGCAGTTTCTCCACAAACGTATGGTAGTATATCGCCGTAATCGCAAGCAGCGCCAGCCACACACCAAGCGCCCCCAGCACCGTGGTCCTGGCCCATGCGAACTTGCGCAGCTGGATTTCCTGGCTATGCATGTACCTCTGCAGCTCCGTTAGCTCCAACCACAGCACCAAGCTCAGATTCATCACCAGGCAAAAGTGTCCGCTGATGTCAAAGCCCCCCACCCATTCGCCCCCCAGCCGGCGGCACGCCACAGAGTCCTTCGTGTCGCTCACCGTGCAGCGGCCACCTGTCCACACGAACAGGTGATCCATAAACCAGAACAGTGCCTGCAGCACGGTGACCACCAGAAGGACCTTGATCACCGTTTGCACCGCCATGCTGCCCAGCATCTTGAGCGGATGCCGCCTCACAGGCCCTAGCTGCCGCGCGTCAAGTGGAAGAGGATCAAACTCCGTCGTCCGTACGTGATATTGCAGTGCCAGCACCAACCCCATTAGCAGGGTCCACAACAACACCCCATGATGCACAAACAACTGATTAACGAAGTTACCGCCATTTAGCAGGTACC carries:
- the HIM1 gene encoding Him1p (Syntenic homolog of Saccharomyces cerevisiae YDR317W (HIM1)), with translation MTSLLNEEPNGGSQNNAPNSKPSRKSSLNYHELKSKIRTTRDKLFKHECSGEEDRHGSHSRDSAHGSQQKLPKEVKAAQKLVKQQLKLEQELARQEELKKLKLQQQSIALKQQTEQLLKQQHSSPSQSPSQSRPSSQSEHSESQNSGSRTSSRPCTNSDSRPGSRHSVIRTNPALNDTGENYVLLGSTGLTGSQVLQDLITPWIGAPLEGVTARTFWCFSRKFQDVEIDISNLPKTWTAIVEFEGEKHVIRKNDVRLIRHLSECGGMLGLKCHWDQYNWDVVLTTGEVRNATINVVQVVQPDSRRWPDLFNKMFTGGVRTFNAYSEIYMPAVTEIETLISTLGSTSWEARKSKAPRAFVDYTLNMQMAKTFAPDPKKGTVKHMVIVTSFNHLALGMVSQYFRTKQRLENDLTYDVPGLTHLTILRPGPLLGEHGSKPVISPTNPDTGNMLTRCYTYKKNVMRTQFNWLAQVKEVGPTTKVTELVAKATYHLPGNWIVGYSIPAGRVAQIAAQEALVKRNYIKQNLRSSSMIVEVTIWSSQDMDTAETSNPA
- the MCM21 gene encoding Mcm21p (Syntenic homolog of Saccharomyces cerevisiae YDR318W (MCM21); 1-intron), with protein sequence MSELLELKQDVELLNTEIASIERQLQSINEQIHSARERGSDSQRSRSHTEGLENQEYEIFWADHPELRRHLLQYGAENQGQGQKDAATKAETTPKAPKSTRTPTEHDARLRNQSDAGHRMFDPALAPFLDTELLRSPSKRGKILSTRPEQSKQRELRNFIEVENCYRMCGITFFPLVDPGRLGGQDKDNEGIVNEMLGIRLEVFNENTRRFDYPYYVLLRRDAKVATRWQLFKHTLPKMLDAERIWSTTLNGAICSDSDVYLFAKKCYARLIDMHFRLQFIARLDPDLFENIRTDSYAAMLSFLISGGAQPLAVTVLLEGREVRSCQLDQQQHDEWAHVLVGALADLPNKVRVLKGNVVPG
- the YFT2 gene encoding Yft2p (Syntenic homolog of Saccharomyces cerevisiae YDR319C) is translated as MRLQGKMDEYISERRYCYLYPALLLGGEVIKLILGEETIEHDRKTWYLLNGGNFVNQLFVHHGVLLWTLLMGLVLALQYHVRTTEFDPLPLDARQLGPVRRHPLKMLGSMAVQTVIKVLLVVTVLQALFWFMDHLFVWTGGRCTVSDTKDSVACRRLGGEWVGGFDISGHFCLVMNLSLVLWLELTELQRYMHSQEIQLRKFAWARTTVLGALGVWLALLAITAIYYHTFVEKLLGTIFGYSTSLVIYYVLPRINRGLHYL